A segment of the Leptolyngbya sp. FACHB-261 genome:
CCGATATTTGTGCCGATATTGATGCCCTTGGGGTTGTGAAATATCTCGTTTCACCCAATCACTTACATCATCTATATATGGGAGACTGGAGCCGAGCCTACCCCACTGCCAAGCTTTACGCATCACCCCGGCTGGCTTCAAAGCGCAAGGACTTAACCTTTTACAAAACGCTGTCTACAGATACGCCTGAGCCCGAGTGGGTTGGGCAACTCGACCAGTGCATTTTTGGGTCGGGGAATGGATGGTTTGATGAGATTGTCTTCTTCCACCGGGCGTCGCGCACTGTAGTCTTCACGGATATGGTCATGGACTTTGACCCAGCGACTTTTTCATCTATTTCGCGTGCTACCACTCAGTGGAACCAAATGTATCGACACACGCCGCGTGGCGTGCAGCTCGCGCACCTCTTTGACCGCGCATCTCTACGGGA
Coding sequences within it:
- a CDS encoding DUF4336 domain-containing protein; this encodes MVQSFRPISSELKSGLIEVASNTWTIEAKGCVCYRSPMQPRYPYTHRAVVIRLSDDSLFILSPIQLTPDICADIDALGVVKYLVSPNHLHHLYMGDWSRAYPTAKLYASPRLASKRKDLTFYKTLSTDTPEPEWVGQLDQCIFGSGNGWFDEIVFFHRASRTVVFTDMVMDFDPATFSSISRATTQWNQMYRHTPRGVQLAHLFDRASLRDALKTVRGWEPEYAIVAHSPWLCVEGKKQVADFLDSAFDWLTPQPVLVESVMTVARLSTLLLVICQSTHSLCLPPI